The following are from one region of the Candidatus Obscuribacterales bacterium genome:
- a CDS encoding alpha/beta hydrolase, whose translation MRVACLLVAFVLVCLTACTPKQDETLSVKDWLVVPVFYATNRVYDGINGAISYSDDPNNKGLLFGVKNMVVPAPVMIDLSPVNLNRNCWRLVHSKNAGQMPTVKDVLLPDNQIAADKIVTAFKNYAAGAGTGDSIIFVHGCCANFDTSMKRAAKVAANMGSPVLLYDWVSPIGFRRYLQNETRVKQTTDDFCRFLNKIDTIAEPNTVTLLGHSMGAQFVDEALVRRAIRSNIAKLKPYREVIMSNADVDARSFLKHTTEFTGNAKQTRIYISSNDKPLKYSALAHGGYERLGEPRSLLKDLVGINATEVIDITEANTGHEIPFSILASLHSNNPKLLGSKFKLQKVAPGFATIKKLTNEMPASVHNEPRSESCVACGSD comes from the coding sequence ATGCGCGTCGCTTGTCTGTTGGTCGCATTTGTACTTGTGTGCCTGACTGCCTGCACGCCAAAACAGGATGAGACGCTAAGTGTAAAAGACTGGCTTGTTGTGCCGGTGTTTTATGCCACCAATAGAGTCTACGACGGTATCAATGGCGCTATCTCCTATTCTGACGACCCAAACAACAAGGGTCTTCTCTTTGGTGTCAAAAACATGGTGGTACCTGCACCAGTTATGATTGATTTGTCTCCGGTTAACCTGAACCGCAATTGCTGGAGACTAGTGCATTCGAAAAATGCCGGACAAATGCCTACGGTGAAAGACGTTTTGCTTCCGGATAATCAAATTGCCGCAGATAAGATTGTCACAGCGTTCAAAAATTATGCCGCAGGCGCTGGCACAGGCGACAGCATAATTTTTGTACATGGTTGCTGCGCAAACTTTGATACATCCATGAAACGAGCCGCTAAAGTAGCGGCGAATATGGGCTCGCCAGTGTTGCTATATGACTGGGTGTCGCCTATAGGCTTCAGACGTTATTTGCAGAATGAAACAAGAGTCAAGCAAACAACCGATGATTTCTGCCGATTTCTAAATAAGATTGACACTATTGCCGAACCAAATACCGTAACGCTCTTAGGACACAGCATGGGTGCTCAATTTGTCGACGAAGCTTTAGTGCGCAGAGCCATTCGTTCAAATATTGCCAAGCTCAAGCCTTACCGCGAAGTGATTATGTCTAATGCTGACGTTGATGCCAGATCGTTTCTCAAGCATACAACTGAATTTACTGGTAACGCTAAGCAGACACGCATTTATATTTCCAGCAACGATAAACCACTCAAGTATTCCGCTCTGGCTCACGGCGGTTACGAAAGACTTGGTGAACCAAGATCGCTCTTAAAAGATCTTGTCGGCATTAATGCAACAGAAGTCATAGACATAACTGAAGCAAACACCGGACATGAAATCCCGTTTTCAATTTTGGCTAGTCTGCACAGCAACAATCCAAAACTGCTGGGAAGCAAATTCAAGTTGCAAAAGGTCGCACCAGGCTTTGCCACAATCAAGAAGCTTACGAATGAGATGCCAGCTTCCGTACACAATGAACCTCGCTCGGAGTCATGTGTGGCTTGTGGTTCGGACTAA
- a CDS encoding alpha/beta hydrolase, producing MVNSRFLALTGRSIWLVLVALYMCQPSHAQTAPKLVRVPLYFVTDRNLQSNDPEKGPQFGPHRKYIAECQHDPFMGTGYCVVENKAGKQLTPNLTALGWAPAGAREKLGAVKLNLIEGKDFASIQSQFYSQLAASGEKSTHKNVLLFAHGYKNSFDSAWHTAARFSYTYETPVVFYSWPSVAKLRSYSSDENNNEWSQEHFNDVLIELEKLCLSHPDLKLRVFAHSMGSRLVVRGTPLLRERPYVLEVALVCPDVDQGLVKHYARRYLSTKGTAKIRLYMSRRDKALAFSQILHGGYCRLGECADSIASLMTPAQAKTTAEDSADEQRLKELIEKTKHRMQTIDFTSLDSGLIGHQIPVELMDSMSFYDVPGDGLKLTTEKSGQRSRVSNAFSKMTRLKSDTIMSADSCFRVVRDGNTDKRVAAKPAK from the coding sequence ATGGTAAATTCGCGGTTTTTGGCTCTTACAGGTCGGTCTATTTGGCTCGTACTGGTTGCTCTTTACATGTGCCAGCCGTCCCATGCTCAGACAGCCCCCAAGCTTGTTCGTGTCCCTCTCTACTTTGTCACCGACAGAAACTTGCAGTCGAATGACCCTGAAAAGGGACCGCAATTCGGACCACACCGCAAATACATTGCCGAATGCCAGCATGACCCATTTATGGGCACAGGCTATTGCGTAGTCGAAAACAAGGCGGGCAAGCAACTAACTCCTAATCTTACTGCTTTGGGTTGGGCACCAGCTGGCGCTCGTGAAAAGTTGGGTGCAGTCAAACTCAATCTTATTGAAGGCAAAGATTTTGCCTCGATACAGAGTCAGTTCTATTCACAATTAGCTGCATCCGGTGAGAAATCTACACACAAAAATGTGTTGCTATTTGCTCATGGCTACAAAAACAGTTTTGATTCCGCATGGCATACTGCTGCACGCTTCAGCTACACATATGAAACGCCGGTTGTATTTTATTCTTGGCCATCAGTGGCTAAACTAAGATCGTATTCTTCGGATGAGAATAACAACGAGTGGAGCCAAGAGCATTTCAACGATGTTCTTATAGAGCTTGAGAAACTTTGCCTGTCGCACCCAGATCTAAAACTAAGAGTGTTTGCTCATTCTATGGGTAGCCGTCTGGTTGTACGCGGTACTCCTCTTCTTAGAGAAAGACCGTATGTTCTTGAAGTCGCCTTGGTTTGTCCGGATGTCGACCAGGGACTGGTCAAACATTATGCCCGTCGCTACCTCAGCACAAAAGGGACAGCGAAAATTAGACTCTACATGTCGCGCCGTGATAAAGCACTTGCCTTTTCGCAAATTCTTCATGGTGGCTACTGCCGCTTGGGCGAGTGCGCCGACTCTATCGCCTCTTTGATGACGCCGGCTCAGGCAAAGACGACTGCTGAAGATAGCGCTGACGAACAACGCCTCAAAGAGCTAATCGAAAAGACTAAGCACAGAATGCAGACCATTGATTTCACTTCGCTTGATAGTGGACTTATTGGTCACCAGATACCTGTTGAACTCATGGACAGCATGTCTTTCTATGATGTACCAGGAGACGGCTTGAAACTTACAACCGAAAAATCCGGACAACGCAGCCGCGTCAGTAACGCATTCTCGAAAATGACTCGTCTTAAATCAGACACGATAATGTCGGCTGACTCTTGCTTTAGAGTTGTACGCGATGGCAATACTGATAAACGCGTGGCCGCTAAACCAGCGAAATAG